A part of Campylobacter magnus genomic DNA contains:
- a CDS encoding type II toxin-antitoxin system RelE/ParE family toxin, producing MRYKISISKRFKKSMKALSASERELVLDVVQLLASAQPLAPSYKDHALKGEYAGFRDCHVKPDLALIYRVFDDVLELYLVDVGSHSKLGI from the coding sequence GTGCGCTATAAAATCAGCATTTCAAAGCGTTTTAAAAAGAGCATGAAAGCCCTGAGTGCTAGCGAGCGTGAGCTGGTGCTAGATGTGGTGCAGCTGCTAGCAAGCGCACAGCCACTGGCACCAAGCTACAAAGACCACGCCTTAAAGGGCGAGTACGCAGGCTTTAGAGATTGCCATGTAAAGCCTGATTTGGCGCTGATATATAGAGTGTTTGATGATGTTTTGGAGCTTTATCTAGTAGATGTGGGAAGCCACAGCAAACTAGGGATATAG